One genomic window of Corvus moneduloides isolate bCorMon1 chromosome 14, bCorMon1.pri, whole genome shotgun sequence includes the following:
- the SPRY3 gene encoding protein sprouty homolog 3, with product MQLSSSVAELSCDETMDPPAEDFQQVLSIDQIRSIRASNNYVERPAACFQQARSNPSLSQPPHKQEWSQDRLASSTFQDLHRSHSQQHQMPPLQPHLSHSSTASSVSQSTTASEQRLLSSLTPSHSGHSLVRTQPRSGELKAEESPRKAGAEPAPAHGHLLLCEACGRCRCARCTAARSLPSCWLCNQRCLCSAESLLDYGTCLCCVKGLFYHCSTDDEDTCADDPCSCGPGSCCARWAAMSVLSLLMPCLCCYFPTLGCLKLCQRGYDGLKRPGCRCQSHTNTVCRKISSASGTPFPKTLDKPV from the coding sequence atGCAGCTCTCTTCCAGCGTGGCTGAACTCAGCTGTGACGAGACCATGGACCCACCCGCCGAGGACTTCCAGCAGGTCCTGTCCATCGACCAAATCCGCTCCATCCGTGCCAGCAACAACTACGTGGAGAGACCGGCGGCGTGCTTCCAGCAAGCCCGCTCCAACCCCTCGCTGTCCCAGCCCCCGCACAAGCAGGAGTGGTCCCAGGACCGCCTGGCGTCTTCCACCTTCCAGGACCTGCACCgcagccacagccagcagcaccagatgCCACCTCTGCAGCCGCACCTGAGCCACTCCAGCACGGCCAGCTCGGTGTCGCAGAGCACCACGGCCTCCGAGCAGCGCCTGCTGAGCAGCCTGACGCCGTCGCACTCCGGGCACTCGCTGGTCCGGACGCAGCCCCGTTCCGGCGAGCTGAAGGCGGAGGAGTCGCCGCGGAAGGCGGGCGCGGAGCCGGCCCCGGCGCACGGGCACCTGCTGCTGTGCGAGGCGTGCGGGCGCTGCCGCTGCGCCCGGTGCACGGCGGCCCGCAGCCTCCcctcctgctggctctgcaaCCAGCGCTGCCTCTGCTCCGCCGAGAGCCTCCTCGACTACGGGACCTGCCTCTGCTGCGTCAAGGGGCTCTTCTACCACTGCTCCACCGACGACGAGGACACCTGCGCCGACGACCCCTGCTCCTGCGGGCCGGGCTCCTGCTGCGCCCGCTGGGCTGCCATGAGCGTCCTGTCCCTCCTCatgccctgcctctgctgctaCTTTCCCACCCTGGGGTGCCTCAAACTTTGCCAGCGGGGTTATGACGGCCTGAAACGCCCCGGCTGCCGCTGCCAGAGCCACACCAACACGGTCTGCAGAAAGATCTCCTCCGCCAGCGGCACGCCCTTCCCCAAAACGCTGGACAAGCCGGTATGA